A stretch of the Nicotiana tabacum cultivar K326 chromosome 6, ASM71507v2, whole genome shotgun sequence genome encodes the following:
- the LOC107806253 gene encoding putative aquaporin TIP5-1 gives MASLASRLQHSVTPNALRSYVAEFLSTFIFVFAAAGAAMSTRKMTPDATSDPSSLVAVAVANAFALSVAVYISANISGGHVNPAVTFGMAIGGHISIPMSIFYWISQMLGSVMACLVLKCTNQQVQTHGIPHDMTGFGGAVLEGVMTFGLVYTVYAAADPRRCVHGAIGPLAIGLIVGANVMASGPFTGGSMNPAYSFGSAVVKGSFGNQAVYWVGPFIGAAIAGILYDNVVFPSQATESLRGIGGGIAV, from the exons ATGGCGTCCCTTGCTTCCCGCTTGCAGCACTCTGTCACTCCCAATGCCCTCCGATCCTATGTCGCAGAGTTTCTCTCCACTTTCATTTTCGTCTTTGCCGCTGCCGGCGCTGCCATGTCTACCA GGAAAATGACGCCTGATGCGACATCAGATCCATCTAGCCTAGTGGCAGTTGCCGTTGCAAATGCATTTGCATTGTCCGTGGCTGTGTATATATCAGCCAATATCTCGGGCGGTCACGTGAATCCGGCTGTCACGTTCGGAATGGCTATAGGAGGCCATATAAGTATTCCCATGTCCATATTCTACTGGATTTCTCAGATGCTTGGTTCTGTCATGGCCTGCCTTGTTCTGAAATGCACTAATCAG CAAGTTCAAACTCATGGAATTCCGCACGACATGACTGGTTTTGGAGGAGCAGTGCTCGAAGGGGTAATGACATTTGGTTTAGTGTACACAGTTTATGCAGCTGCTGATCCTAGGCGTTGTGTCCACGGAGCAATTGGTCCATTGGCAATTGGGCTTATTGTGGGAGCAAACGTCATGGCTTCAGGCCCATTTACTGGGGGATCAATGAACCCTGCTTACTCATTTGGATCTGCTGTTGTCAAAGGTAGCTTTGGTAATCAAGCAGTGTACTGGGTTGGACCTTTCATTGGTGCAGCTATTGCAGGAATTCTGTATGATAATGTGGTTTTTCCTTCACAAGCGACTGAGTCTTTGAGGGGAATAGGTGGTGGGATTGCTGTTTAA